DNA from Sulfodiicoccus acidiphilus:
GTGAGGTATGGGTTCACCTCCTTTACGAAAGAACCGTAAAGGGGAGCCTTATATTTTAGAACGCTATGAACAGTCCTCCAAACAGTCCTAGAGAGATTAGTAGGAACCACGGCAACAAACTCACTGTAAACTTCTGGAACTATAGTTATGTCGTTAAGCGTTTTGAGGAGATTGGGGAGGAATTAGGGATTAAGATTGTTAGGGTGAACGAGTCTTACACTTCTAAGTCTTGTTCCCTGTGCGGGGAAGCCCACGAAAGTGGGCGTATTAAGCGTGGTTTGTTCAGGTGTCCCCGCATGGGGAAAGTTATAAATGCGGATTTGAATGGGGCGATAAATATTCTACACATCCCCGAGTCTCTAGGATCTGGGAGTGGAGGGCAACTCCCAGTGAGGGATAGGGGTAACGGACCGAAGGCCCGGCCCGTGGTCCACCTCTGGACGAACGGAGCGGGGTGGGTGCTATTAGCACCCACCAGCTATGAAGCGATGAAAATGAAGGCGGTAAACCACGAACCTATGATCCGCCCTAAGGGGACCCTCGCCCTTTAGGGCGGGGAGGAGGTCAGAGTTCCTTCTCACGGCGGACGGAAAGAAGTTGACAAACATTTGTCACTTTTGACAGAAGGCTTAATAGTTAACAAATATATTGACAGACTGGAATCAGGCCGCGTTGATAGTTGATAACCTGTCTAGGGACGTCTTAAGGGCACTTCACTTTCCACAGGAGGGAGACGATTCCTTCAAGCCACCCACGGTCTCCGGAATTTCCACGTCACTCAACGTCAGCTTCTCCGCAGTTGCGAGTAAACTGAGGGAAATGAGGGAAACTGGACTCATCCCAAAGAAACTCTCCATGGCGATTAATGGGGCCTACATCAAGAGGACTGAGTACTTGCTCTTGGGGCTTGTAGACAGACGTGGTGCCTCGGAAGTTGAGGAGGCGATGCGCACTGATCCACCGAGGTATGTGCTCACTTTCCACCGGGCCAACATGGGTACTCCTAACACTGCAATAGTTCTGGTGTTTGAGCTTTTGGCGGAAGAGACCGAGCTTGAGGCTAGGGCCAGGGAACTGGAGAGGAGCTTCCCTTCACTCAGGCTTCTGCCGGGGAGGGCCCAGAGGCTCGAGTTCCCAACAATAGAGCCCTCTGACTCCTACGAGAAGAGGGTGGTTAGGAACCTCTCGGTGGCTGGGTCCTTCGAGAGGAGGGTACTGAGAGCGCTGTGGGAGGACACCGATTCCACCGTCCCCGAGTTGACGGACAAGGTGGGTGGGAAGAGCTACAGAACGGTGAAGAGAGTGTTAGACGCCATGGTGAGGGTCAGGGCCTTCTGGCTCTTTCCAGAGATAGACTCGGCCGCCATGCAAGACGGAAGCATGTTCGCCATAACGGTTCAGCTCGAGGGTTCCTCAAGGGACGGCACTATAATGCTACTGAAGGAGCTCCTCAGGGACGACTACGTGATGTACAGGGACTACTACGCCGACACGGTGCCCTTCGGTTGCGTTTACAGGTCTAGGAGGGAATACGAGTCAATCTTGAATAGGTTGAACTCATCTGGTCTCCACTTCGTCGTGTTTGACGACTTCAGAGGTTTTTCCACCAAAAACTGTCCACTCGACTAGTGAGAATTGACTGGTTCCCGAAAGGTTAAGAACGCGGAGGGACTGCTTTCATCTGAAAACGAGGAAGAGAGGGTCCGCTAGAGGCCTCTGTGGAGTGACGCTCTAGTTCCATCCTCTACGTCAGTTAACGATGGGCTCCAGAGCGAAGCGGACAATGTAACTTCCCTAATCTAAATTTTAGGGATAGACCCAAGTTGTAGGATTAGGAAGTTGGTGGGAACGTGAGGGGCATAAACTCTACAACCCTGTTAACTCTCCCAAGGTACTTGGAGCCCACGGTACAACTGTGGAAGTCGGTTTCGATCTGTGTATAGCTGACGGTTCGCCCATTACGGCGTGTCACGCTTACGTTTTCAGGTGGTTCGGAACGTCAGGGAATCCCTCTCCAGAGGAAGGCTGTTCGATTTAACGAGTCAGTGTGTGCACTCTGCACGGCCCGCGTCAACGTGTGTCCGGTGGCCGCCATAGACGTCAAGCCGTCCTGAGCCTTCCCAGCCTCAGTCCTAGTGCCCCCGTGGACACTTAACGTCTCTGAATTCCACAGCCATTTAGATAAGGGCCAAAACTCAGAGGGAGGGTAATGTGACCTTAACTTCGTCTTAGTTGGTTTCAAGTCCCCTTTACCGATCCGTCCCATTACCACAGCGGACCCGGTCTCCAAACCTAGGTCCAACGGGTAAACTACCCTCGTCCACGAGGGTGGAGTCTCTTGCGAATGTTAGACGATTCGTGTGTCATACTCGCTTCGTAAAGATCTTTTACTACTTGTGGGGACTTTCTTCTCTCACATTCCCTGCCCTCCAGTACTTTGGACTAAACGTGGTCCGGGTCTCACGTTTCCCTCACTTCCAGGGGTTACTCGTTCTCACCGTCGACTTTGGGTTTACATCTCACATTCAGTGGACAGTGAGGGGCGTCGGAACTCACTCCTCACGAAAAGGGGACCTTTCATCAATAGCCTCTACTCCCTGTGAAAGAGGGAAGGAAAACTCTGTTTGCTTCTCAATCCTATCGAGCCCTCAATCGAGCTGTGGAAGAGCGCGATTAACATTACTAAATGATTCTAAAAACCAAATAAGTGAGAGAGCTAGCCGTCCCTTAACCCCCGCTCTTCTGTAAAGGCGTTCTATCCTACCCCTCAACTAGGGGGAGAAGAAGGAGCTCGGCCAGCAGGTACCCTGCAGGACCGCCTAGAGCTGAAGGTGCTCGCGGGCGTCAGCTAGGGCATTAACGTGAGTGATCGCGTGCCCCCAACTTCCAGTAAGTAGAAAAGGCGCAATATTGTTCTAGGGACCCGCTCTACCCTGGCAGGTGACGGCACAAAAGCTTTTTTGCTCGTATCAGTGAAAAACTTCATCATGATTAAAGTGAAACGTATATACGATGAACCTTCTCCTGAGGACGGTCTCAGAGTCCTGGTAGACCGGCTTTGGCCTAGAGGAGTCAAGAAAGAGGTAGCCCGCGTAGATGTGTGGCTCAAGGAGATCGCTCCTTCAGACGAACTAAGGAAGTGGTTTTCCCACGACCCGGGGAGGTGGGAGGAATTCAAAGTGAAGTACAGGGAGGAGTTGGAGGGCAACCCTAACCTGGCCAGGTTGGCTCAATTGGTTAGGGAGAACAACGCGGTGACTCTCCTCTACTCGGCCAAGGACAGAGATAGGAACAACGCGGTGGCGTTGAGGGAGGTCCTAGAAGGTTACTTGTCGCGAAGCTGAGGCTGACCCAGATTCGCTCTAACCTCCCCGAATTATCCCCTCTTTCCGTTAGGAACTTACCCAACTCACTTACCTTTCCTCTACTTGTTGTTTGGACCAAAGGAGTATCCCATTCTAACGTCCAGAGCGTCGACTTCCCAATAACCTTAGTGAGCCCCTAATAGATTAGGGATAGATTTCAAAACGATGACGTAGAGAAGAGGTTTGGTGGGAACGTGATGGCGAAAGCAGAGTTAAGTTTCAGGCCCCCATATTCTGTGGTCGTACTCTCGAACACTAAGAGATTGACGTCCAGGATGCTTCAGGTGGAGCTGGGAGGCGTCACAGTCACTGTGGCTGCCCTATCAGGCCCGTTGAGCTACGTTTCCGCGGATAGAAATAACGTCTACGTGAATGGGTTGGACGAGAGGGAAGAACTCAACCTAGCTAAGGACATCGCGGAGTTACTCGCGTTCGAATTGTTGGGGGAAGATTACGATGCCGCCAAAACGAGCGGATGGAGGCTCGCGAAGGAGGACCACGAAAGGGACTCACACACCTACACCTCGAGGATATGGAGCGACACCTCCGGCTCAATTTCCCTCTCGTTCAGTCTAACGGTTTATCACTCAAACAGGAGCAGACCAAACCCATACGTGATCCTGAACGCGCAGCTGGAGCCCTAAGGTAAATGTAGATAGACTTCATAGAAAGTCATAATTTAAATTTCTATATCGTTCTAGGAAAAATCAAGTCTCAATCTGAGCACGGTAGTGCGATGGAATTCTCGACCTAAGAAAAGGAGATTTGTATTTTCCCAACTAGATGTTCAGAATGTTTTCCATTAACGAGTCCATCTTTTTGAGGATGTCGTTATTTTTTATACCGTACTCTTTCCCTATCTCGCTTGGTTTCCTAAAGCCCACATAGGTCTTCCCGGACGACGTCCATACGACAACTCTCAATGGAAGCTCATAGGCTATCTCCCTAACTTCCTGCATTAATATCGTCCCAACTTTGGGATTACCGAAATAGATGACGACGGTTGGCTCCAGCTCCATCCCAACTTTCTTGGCGTTCGTCGAGTGGTCGATCTCAGCTAGAACTTCAGCTCCCAGTCCGTACATCTTTTCCTTAAGTCTCTTCACAGTTTCGTCGAACGAATAGGGGGACTCTACAGTTATCATGGACAGTCGTGCGTTGGCCAACTGTGTCGATAATAAGTCTTTTCCCAACTTAGACACCTGTGGCCTCCTTTCGAGCTACCCCCACCCTTAAGGGTGGAGTTTCCTTCTTCACAGTCCCCTCGACCTGGGGGCGGACACTTAGGGTGACTCCCGTCCAGGAAATATACACGTGTCGTCACTCCTACTGGGGCCGCCGGCTGGTGCACACTGCACGGACTTCAGCCTCGACCAGGGGCGTTTAGGTGGGACTCGCCCAATCAGCCAGCGTGAAGACGTTTTACGTCGTTTAAACCCTCCGCAAAGGGGGGCCTTCCAACGGTAAGGGCCCAGGCTCTCAGTCACATTCTAACCTCGTCCTTATATAATTCTCACCACGGGCCTGCCGAAGAAAGTTGGGTCTACCACTGAAAGGCAGATGTGTTTCTATCAAGGTGGGGAACCATATCTCCCGTCATTATCACCTTCTCAGATCGGGGATCGCCGGAGCTTCCCGTTTCTCTAGGTAGAGAGCAAGAAGATAAGTGAAGTTCAGAAAGTTTTAGCAGGGCATGAACGAAGGAGGAGTAGGAAATTGAAATTATTGTATGATAAGAGGAGTAAGTTTCTGAAGCATGTTTTGAACAGCATAGTAAGGGGAGTGATGGAGGAGTTGAGGAAAGGGGAGTGATGGAAGTCGTCGTGGGGTATCCTAAGGAGATATCACGAAATCGCGGTAACAAACGTAATAAACTTACTGTGAACTTCTGGAATTACGGTTATGCCATTAGACGTTTTGAGGAAGTCAGGGATGAACTAGGGACGAGAATAGTTATGGTGGACGAGCACTACACTTCTAAGACGTGCTCCCTATGCGGGGAAGCCCACGAAAGTGGGCGTATTAAACGTGGTTTGTTCAAGTGTCCCCGCATGGGGAAAGTTGTAAACGCAGATCTTGAGCAATAAATATCCTACTCATCCCCGAGTCCCTAGGAACCGTGGGCAGAGGGCTCCCCACGGCGAGGGATAGGGGTAACGGGCCGAAGGCCCAGCCCGTGGTCTACCTCTGGACGAACGGAGCGGGGTGGGTAGTTCCCACCAGCTATGAAGTGATGAAGGTGAGGGAGGTAAACCACGAACCCGTGATCCGCCCTAAGGGAACCTTCGTCCTTCAGGGCGGGGAGGAGGTCAGCAGATGCTAACTCTAGAGACCGAGACGGCCTCGCAGTTAATTGCCTTCAAGAACGCGGATCGTCACAAGCAGTCTGACCCCTCTTAAGTCTGGAGGGAACGAGGCACGGGGATTTCTAACTAAGTTTCGACTCCATTTTCATTATCCCTATGTAGTTGGTGAAGTAGTTGCGACCACGGACGGCCTCCAGTCGGCATTGGTGGAGGGACGAACTACGCGACAGTATTGCTGGCG
Protein-coding regions in this window:
- a CDS encoding DUF488 domain-containing protein, whose translation is MIKVKRIYDEPSPEDGLRVLVDRLWPRGVKKEVARVDVWLKEIAPSDELRKWFSHDPGRWEEFKVKYREELEGNPNLARLAQLVRENNAVTLLYSAKDRDRNNAVALREVLEGYLSRS
- a CDS encoding DUF302 domain-containing protein; the encoded protein is MITVESPYSFDETVKRLKEKMYGLGAEVLAEIDHSTNAKKVGMELEPTVVIYFGNPKVGTILMQEVREIAYELPLRVVVWTSSGKTYVGFRKPSEIGKEYGIKNNDILKKMDSLMENILNI